The region AGCCGCTCCCGTTAATCCCATTGCAGGAATCGGACCTAAGCCTCTAATTAAAACCGGACACAAAATAATATTGGCAATATTGGCAATCCAAAGTGACTTCATCGCAATCGCAGCATTTCCTGCTCCTCTGAAAATTCCATTAATTAAAAACAGGAGCATAATAATGACGCTACTTCCCATCATTATCCTTGTGAATTCTTTTCCGTAAGAAGCTGCTTCAGGTTTTGCTCCCATCAGCATTAAAATTTCTTCAGCATAGATGACTCCGAATACACTTAAAATAAAAGTAACAACAAACGAAACCAACAACACCTGTGCCGCGCTTCTGGAAGCCTGTTCAGGATTTTTCTCTCCGATTCTTCTGGCAACCATTGCCGTTGCAGCCATGCTCATCCCGATCGCAATGGAATACATGACGGAAAGCACGGATTCTGTTAAACCGACAGACTGAATCGCATAACCACTTTCTTTCAAATGACCGACAAAATACAAATCCACCAACGCAAATACAGATTCCATGGCCATTTCCAGCATCATCGGAATCGCCAAAAGAAGAACTGCGCTTCTTATGGTTGCTTTGGTATAGTCGACTTCTTCGCCACTTAACGCTTTTCTGATAAAAGAAAAATACTTCCTCACAATCTTATTATTTAAGTTCTTAACAAAAATATACATTCGAAGATGATCACAACTTGGCATATGAAAAGATTTCGAACAGCTGTCAGATCATGTTTCACAGGTCAATGAAAATAATTTCAATAAATATTTATCGTAAAACAATAATTAATTATATATTTGCAATAATAAAACAATTAACAGATGAAGCTAAATTCAGATTTTATACTTGAAATTTTAAAAATTTTCTTTTGGATATTCACATTCATTTTAGGGATTGCAATATTCATATTGGTCCTTATTTTCTTTTTTACAATTTTCGGAATTGACATGGGCAGTTTAAAAGAAATAAAGATTAACATGACTCTTTTCAGCGGAAAGATAAAAGATATGCAATCCTTAGGAAAACTAAAATCAATTTTTATTTTAGGCTATTCCATCCTTGAAGGCATTTTACTGTTTGTCTTTTTTGTAACGGTCATTAAAATTCTGAAAAAGATCAGTCTCAAAAGTACTTTTTCTACCGAAATATATTTTTTAATCTCCAGGATTGCCCAACTGGCTTTGTTAATTGGCAGCTTATCTTTCTTAGTCAAGGTGAGTGATGAACTGATGAATGGAAACCTCAATATCTCGGCAGATTTAAACAGTAAAAGCTTACAATTCTTTTTAGTTTCAGGAGTAGTATATATCATCGCACAGGTTTACAAAAGAGCCGTTGACTTGCAGAATGAAAATGACTTAACAATTTAAATTATCATCACCATGAAAATTATCGGTAAAAACTCTTTATCACAATACATTAGCTATCTGCTTTTTGTTTTGTTCATCATTGTTGCTTTTAACCTTGTGTATGAAATTATCGGTCATAGTATTTTATTCTATAAATATAAAACCGGAAGCACAGTATTATCAGATACTTTTGTTTTGGCAAACGATGTGGGATGGACAAAAAACAAATGGACCATTCCCATGGAAAACCTGTTAAAGTTCAGGATCAATTATCCGTTTTCAGAAATTCAGATGGTAACCGGAATCTATGCTTACAATCAGATTATCCATAATATTCTGGGTATGATTTTCTTGAGCTTATTCTTCTTTTTTTCTTACCAATGCTTTAAAGAAATGAGCTTGGATCAGATTTTCAATCAAAATGCAATAAAATGGCTCAAACGATTTTGTTTTCTGAATCTTATTATTGCAGCAGCTGGAATTTTCGAATTCTTCTATTTTAGAATGGATTCTGGATATACTTTACTGACATTCCTTTTCTTTGGTTTCTTTGGCATTATTATTCTCTTTATTGTAGAATTTTTCAAAAAGGGATTAGCTTTGCAGACTGAAAACGATTTAACAATTTAAACCATGCCGATCATCATCAACGTAGACGTAATGCTCGCCAAGCGAAAAATGCAGTCACAGGAATTGGCGGAAAAAATAGGGATTAC is a window of Candidatus Chryseobacterium colombiense DNA encoding:
- a CDS encoding DUF2975 domain-containing protein, which translates into the protein MGSLKEIKINMTLFSGKIKDMQSLGKLKSIFILGYSILEGILLFVFFVTVIKILKKISLKSTFSTEIYFLISRIAQLALLIGSLSFLVKVSDELMNGNLNISADLNSKSLQFFLVSGVVYIIAQVYKRAVDLQNENDLTI
- a CDS encoding DUF2975 domain-containing protein, encoding MKIIGKNSLSQYISYLLFVLFIIVAFNLVYEIIGHSILFYKYKTGSTVLSDTFVLANDVGWTKNKWTIPMENLLKFRINYPFSEIQMVTGIYAYNQIIHNILGMIFLSLFFFFSYQCFKEMSLDQIFNQNAIKWLKRFCFLNLIIAAAGIFEFFYFRMDSGYTLLTFLFFGFFGIIILFIVEFFKKGLALQTENDLTI